The Plasmodium knowlesi strain H genome assembly, chromosome: 14 genome has a segment encoding these proteins:
- a CDS encoding AAR2 protein, putative — protein sequence MNLLGGKDDEENAVFADNDGCSLVLIMGDNKDRKDTRKKEYPSEKEYSSKNAYSGKKEYTSKNAYTGKKEYTEENVYPGENAYTGCKANQGEANKNDENVVECGKSRKNEERVITGMIKILEEMKESDDTSDAVNPGINPDGHQQSAEYATQVQNGDEVKRNTYPRKDDTKLHVGLDYSTFYLDTPYKIIKCMNKGSHFLFWGSDTLCGQSDQVTKEFKMNEMKKNNSEELRNSRFIFFDRKKKLLVLKYNIRSNSFNYISESDPIYMYFHQLHEKKFLDDNIIKEKKNSILIYPYTYVKIWESLTCYINEEVINKIEPVNKTFCSSFLEAKEEEEEKKKKKKKVGADLLREEEMNLCNQPYMFYSVIPRYPSSKTYPNEGRVSGGSRRKKEDNLGVNSTEIEGAGGINMEDHSVGGVNVEGGHLTCSDVSVGVHEVVSDEPLNFHLDSANESYFERIDVDSKHKKYVPSDLTIIHLEKYWILKEIIQQEYTYVYYENEKKEGFHKFENKLFYILGEFQFAYILFHLGFNYQSFVQWRKLFELLSNSQHLVTNFPDFFEEALRVISIHLSYLSDDFFDNTENSFILFGVYNIYEIVSGVGEVHEGITNVMNSIDSIIYAKLGLHLPDLSFVYEEYQPTYVDDD from the exons ATGAACCTGCTTGGTGGGAAGGATGACGAGGAAAATGCCGTTTTCGCGGACAATGATGGGTGTTCGCTTGTTTTGATTATGGGAGATAATAAGGATAGGAAGGACACCCGAAAAAAGGAGTACCCCAGTGAAAAGGAGTACTCGTCGAAAAATGCGTACAGCGGTAAAAAGGAGTACACCTCGAAAAATGCGTACACCGGTAAAAAGGAGTACACAGAAGAAAATGTGTACCCCGGTGAAAACGCGTACACCGGGTGCAAAGCCAACCAAGGGGAGGCCAATAAAAACGACGAAAACGTGGTAGAGTGTGGAAAATCCAGAAAAAACGAAGAGAGAGTGATCACaggaatgataaaaatccttgaggaaatgaaagagaGCGATGATACATCTGATGCTGTAAATCCTGGGATCAACCCAGATGGTCATCAGCAAAGTGCCGAGTACGCCACGCAAGTGCAAAATGGAGATGAAGTTAAGCGGAATACGTACCCACGTAAAGACGACACCAAATTGCATGTAGGGTTGGATTACTCCACTTTCTACCTTGACACCCCgtataaaattattaagtGCATGAATAAAGGCagccattttcttttctgggGTAGTGACACACTGTGTGGCCAAAGTGATCAAGTCACAAAAGAATTtaaaatgaacgaaatgaaaaaaaataacagcgAAGAGTTAAGAAACAGtaggttcattttttttgacaggaaaaagaaactaCTCGTGCTAAAGTACAACATCAGGAGTAATAGTTTTAATTACATAAGTGAAAGTGACCctatttatatgtactttCATCAATTAcatgaaaagaaatttttagatgataatattattaaagaaaagaaaaattcaattttaatttacccgtacacatatgtgaaaATATGGGAAAGCTTAACTTGCTACATTAACGAGGAggtaataaataaaattgagCCAGTCAATAAAACCttttgttcctcctttttggaagctaaggaggaggaagaagaaaaaaaaaaaaaaaaaaaaaaagtgggtgCAGATTTGCTTAGGGAGGAAGAGATGAATCTATGCAATCAGCCCTACATGTTTTATTCCGTCATTCCGAGGTACCCCTCAAGTAAGACTTACCCAAACGAGGGGAGAGTCAGTGGCGGTAGTCGGCgtaagaaggaagacaatTTAGGGGTGAATAGTACAGAGATTGAAGGAGCAGGCGGTATCAATATGGAGGATCACAGCGTAGGAGGTGTCAATGTAGAGGGTGGACATTTGACATGTTCGGATGTATCTGTCGGTGTTCATGAGGTTGTGTCCGACGAGCCTCTCAATTTCCATCTGGACAGTGCGAATGAGAGCTACTTCGAACGTATCGATGTAGACTCCAAACATAAGAAGTATGTGCCATCCGACTTAACCATCATACATCTGGAGAAGTATTGGATTTTGAAGGAGATAATTCAGCAAGAgtatacatacgtgtattatgagaatgaaaagaaggaaggttttcacAAGTTTGAAAATAAgcttttctacattttgggCGAATTCCAGTTTGCCTATATTCTCTTCCATTTAGGTTTTAACTATCAATCCTTCGTTCAGTGGCGGAAGCTTTTTGAGCTCCTTTCCAATTCCCAGCACTTGGTGACAAATTTTCCAG ACTTCTTCGAAGAAGCCTTAAGAGTCATTTCTATCCACCTAAGCTACCTGAGTGATGATTTTTTTGACAACACTGAAAAcagttttattctttttggAGTTTACAACATATACGAAATAGTTAGTGGCGTGGGGGAGGTGCATGAGGGAATAACGAATGTGATGAATTCCATAGATTCTATAATTTACGCAAAGCTGGGGTTACATTTGCCCGACTTGTCCTTTGTGTATGAAGAATACCAGCCTACATACGTAGATGACGATTAG
- a CDS encoding mitogen-activated protein kinase phosphatase 1, putative, which yields MYECIDFEALKEEVRRERLEGKKTNDVDADARREPKREEGGLLKWLMRGFKGRLMNGLKSQQKNELKNQMKSESKRELTKAPPQNCSAKEPRSSPKEGIENMSPKMAIKAINPTHLYNYFQLLLDEGNDKCLFLVDLQTEEEFQMYQIKNAVHIRNEYLMDRMKKEIELKKDAKVVFYHANEEVQKNSRYGRLVYSHFANVKANFYLLRGGYENFEKEYFFLCINKNRLNTNLSSIQNCEAYISYPIKFCSNLFIGTPIHMINPSLSNHLNIKYVYDFTDSGYEMKIVEGIEYSRYNVTDRTVRNSNACKGQCVKYENILDIRMMYDIIQSILQNVDLNENICTVESNILSGNADKQKDIVKGTHHMEKSSATADRRHSQKKAMLNISNKQNMQNGNILIMCNHGMKNRRREKINSISLVIAMCYLMYTRRYDPNLIIASVLRINNNFNITAQTMNFLYKFYDSLKRYDYNMDVFYSHEKKRKMEKKKSNH from the coding sequence atgtatgaatgtatagATTTTGAAGCACTGAAAGAGGAAGTCCGAAGGGAAAGACTCGAGGGGAAAAAGACCAATGATGTTGATGCAGATGCACGGAGGGAGCCCAAGCGGGAGGAGGGCGGTTTGCTGAAGTGGTTGATGCGTGGCTTCAAGGGTCGGTTGATGAATGGGCTGAAGAGTCAGCAGAAAAACGAGTTGAAAAACCAGATGAAGAGCGAATCGAAGAGGGAACTGACGAAGGCCCCCCCTCAGAACTGCTCAGCCAAGGAGCCCCGAAGTAGCCCAAAGGAGGGCATCGAAAATATGAGCCCCAAGATGGCCATCAAAGCGATCAACCCGACCCATCTGTACAACTACTTCCAGCTTCTGCTAGACGAAGGAAACGACAAGTGCCTGTTCCTCGTTGACCTTCAGACAGAAGAGGAATTCCAAATGtaccaaataaaaaatgctgTACATATAAGAAACGAATACCTAATGGACcgaatgaagaaggaaatcgAGTTGAAGAAAGACGCAAAGGTAGTATTTTATCATGCGAATGAAGAGGTTCAAAAGAATTCCCGTTATGGACGCCTGGTGTATAGCCATTTCGCCAATGTGAAAGCCAACTTTTATTTACTAAGGGGAGGCTacgaaaattttgaaaaggaatacttctttttatgtataaataaaaatagactTAACACAAATTTATCATCCATCCAAAATTGCGAAGCGTATATTAGCTACCCCATAAAATTCTGCAGCAACCTTTTTATCGGAACTCCCATACATATGATCAATCCGTCCTTAAGTAACCATTTGAACATAAAATATGTGTACGATTTTACAGACTCTGGATatgaaatgaaaattgtAGAAGGAATAGAATACTCCAGATATAATGTAACAGACAGAACTGTAAGAAATTCAAATGCATGCAAAGGTCAATGTGTGAAGTATGAAAACATTTTGGACATTCGAATGATGTACGACATTATACAGAGCATTCTGCAAAATGTTGATCTGAACgaaaatatatgcacagtGGAATCCAATATTCTAAGTGGAAATGCAGATAAACAAAAGGATATAGTAAAGGGAACACACCATATGGAGAAATCAAGCGCTACTGCAGATAGAAGACATTCACAGAAAAAGGCAATGCTCAATATTTCCAACAAACAAAACATGCAAAACGGAAATATACTAATCATGTGTAATCACGGTATGAAAAATCGCAGGAGGGAAAAGATCAACAGCATAAGTTTAGTAATCGCCATGTGCTATCTTATGTACACAAGAAGGTATGACCCCAATTTAATCATTGCCTCTGTCCTTAGGATAAACAATAATTTCAACATAACTGCTCAGACCATGAATTTTCTATACAAGTTTTACGATAGCTTGAAGAGATATGACTACAACATGGACGTATTCTATTCCCacgagaagaaaagaaaaatggagaaaaaaaaaagcaaccaCTAG